GAAGAAAGCCTGGGCGTACGCCTGCTGCATCGCACCACGCGACGGGTGACGGTGAGCGAGGAGGGCGAACGGGTCTATCAGTGGGCACAACAGATCTTCAATGCGCTCCAGGGCATGGACGACGATCTCAACGCCGGCCAGCGCGAGCCTGCCGGGCAACTGCGCATCGCCAGCAGCCTGGGGCTGGGGCGACGTTTCGTGGCACCAGCACTGTCGGAGCTAGCGGCGCGCTATCCGCGCCTGGACATCCGTCTGGACGTGCACGATCGGCTGGTGGACCTGATCGCCGAAGGTGTCGACCTGGACATTCGCGTGGGCAACGTCATCGCACCGCACCTGATTGCCAAGCCTCTGGCGCGCAATCGCCGGGTGCTCTGCGCGGCGCCGGCCTACCTGGCCCGGCACGGTACACCGCGCACCTTGGCGGAGCTGGCCAGCCACGACTGCCTGGTGATCAAGGAACGCGATCATCCGTTCGGTCTGTGGCACCTGGAGGGGCCCAGTGGCGAAGAAAGCGTGCGGGTGACCGGGCCGCTGTCGAGCAACCATGGCGAGGTGGCGCACCAGTGGTGCCTGGATGGGCGCGGAATCCTGCTGCGCTCGTGGTGGGATGTGCACGACAACCTGATCGATGGCCGGTTGGTACAGGTACTGGAGGATTACCAGCAGGCGGCGGACATCTGGGCGGTGTACACCGCGCCCCTGGCCGGATCGGCCAAGGTGCGGGTCGCGGTGGAGTTCTTCCGGCAGTATTTTGCCGAGCGGTATCGATTGCCGGGGTAACTTCAGTCTTTGCCCTCGACGGCAATCGGCCCTGCAGGAGTGGCCTCATGTCGCGAAAGGGCTGCGCAGAAGCGCCCGATACTCTGTGTATCTGCACAGATCCTGGACCCGCTACGCGGCACCTTTCCGGACACAAGCAGCGATTAGGCGCTCCGACTTGCCGCGAGACGACCGCTGCAAAACCGCTCAACCCTTGCGCAAACAGCTGACTGTTGCGCAACCCTGGGCCGCAACTGTGCTGGTCGCTGTCGACGGAATACCCTTATGCTGTAACGAAATATGTCTAGTAAAGCCTGAGAGAAGGAACACCGAATGCCAGTCAAGGACCTGCTGATCGCTCTGGTGGTGATCATTGCCTGGGGCGTCAACTTCGTGGTCATCAAGGTCGGGCTCGACGGCCTTCCGCCCATGCTGCTCGGTGCCTTGCGTTTCATGCTGGTGGCGTTTCCGGCAATCCTCTTCATCAAGCGTCCGAACCTGCCCTGGCGTTGGCTGATTGCCTATGGCGCGACCATCTCGCTGGGGCAGTTCGCCTTCCTGTTCCAGGCCATGTACAGCGGCATGCCCCCGGGTCTGGCTTCGCTGGTGCTGCAGTCGCAGGCGTTCTTCACCCTGGGTTTCGCGGCGCTGTTTCTGGGTGAGCGCTTGCGCCCGGCCAGCGTGCTCGGGTTGCTGGTGGCGGCCGGCGGCCTTGCGGTGATCGGCAGCGAAGACAGCAGCCATGTGCCATTTGTGGCGCTGCTGTTGACCCTGTGCGCCGGTGCCATGTGGGGCATGGGCAATATCATCACCCGTCGCTTTGGCTCGGTGGATCTGGTGGCCTTGGTGATCTGGGGCGGGTTGATTCCGCCGCTGCCGTTCCTGGCGCTGTCGTGGTGGTTGGAGGGGCCGGAGCGCATCGGCCATGCGCTGGCCAACATCGGCATGAGTTCGGTGCTGGCGCTGCTCTACCTGGCGTTGGTCGCCACCATGCTCGGCTACAGCCTGTGGAGCACATTGCTCTCGCGTCACCCGGCCGGCAAGGTCGCGCCATTTTCGCTGCTGGTGCCGGTGATCGGCCTGAGCTCCTCGGCCTGGCTGCTCGACGAGCGCCTCAGCGCCGCGCAGGGTTGGGGGGCGCTGCTGGTGATGCTGGGGCTGCTGATCAATGTCTTCGGGCCTCGCCTGAGCCAGCGCCTGCGAGCTGCCAGCGCGCACTAGCGCTGTTCAGCGCAAGGCTCTGTTAGGATCTGGGGTTTCCCAGAACCACGGAGCCGCGCCCATGATCATTTCCACTACCAGCCAGCTCGAAGGTCGCCCGATCGCCGAGTACCTCGGCGTGGTCAGCGCCGAATCGGTGCAGGGCGTCAATTTCGTGCGCGATTTCTTCGCACGCTGGCGCGACTTCTTCGGCGGTCGCTCGCAAACCCTGGAAAGCGCATTGCGCCAGGCGCGCGAGCAGGCCACCGAGGAACTGCTGGAGCGGGCACGTCGCTTGCAGGCCGATGCAGTGGTTGGGGTGGACTTCGAAATCAGCATGCCGTCCGTGCAGGGCGGAATGGTCGTGGTGTTCGCCACCGGCACGGCTGTGCGCCTCAGATAGCGGCCAGGTGCCATTGGTCGGGCAAAGGACTTTCGTCCGAGTGGTCTGCAAATGACCGACTAGTCTCATTTCTACGGGCCGTGTTTCTCTGGGCAAGCAGGTTGCTTGCCGACGCGGACGCCTTTGGAGGGAGACAGGGCATGAGCGAGTCCTATATCGAAGACCTGAACGACGCATTCCCGATCAATAACCAGGTGCGTTGCGGCCAGACGGCCTTTCACCTGGGTTTTGCCAACATGACCCTCGACGAATCCGAGCAGCTTCAGCCGGCCCATTTGCAGCGCAGCAAGAAAGGGCGTTTCACGCCACGGGTGCCAGCCAAGAAGTCATCCTGATGCCTCATTGATCCCATTGCGGGAGACCGCGCCAGGCATGAAAAAGCCCGGCCTTGCGGGCCGGGCTCAAGTAGCGGTGTACAACTCAGTTGAGTGGGTCGATCACCTTGACGGCCTGCTGCTCACGGGCAGCGGGCCATTCTTGTTGCAGGGTCATGAGCACGCGTTCGACGAACTGAGTGTCAGCGGCGGCCTTCTTGCCGACGTAGCCCTGGCCACGGCGGTAGACCTTGAAACGGGCGCACATGCTGTCGGGCATATGCAGGTCGGATTCGTCTTCGACGGTGTTGGCCGGCAGGCGGTCGAGGCGGACCTCGCCGGTCTGGCTGACCCACAGCAGGTGGTCGTCGAGGCTGTCCTTGCGCGCGGCGAACAGCTGGGCCAATTGGTCGATCGTAGGATTGTTGTTCAAGTTCATCATAAAGCCCCCATTACCCATTCGTTGGTGATTTTCACAGTTGGCGCCACAGCGGTGTAGCGCTCTACCAAGGCTGCTACAGCAGCATCGCAACAGGGGCTTTCTCACGCTGCCTTTTGGACAGTTTCCCTCTCCACGAACGGCCTGCGTTACCGCGCAGGCCGTCTGGAATACCCTTGCCACCGCTCCCGATCAGGGAGACGGCCTCATCATGCACAAGGCTGGGGAAGGGCGTCAATGGTTTTGTAGTGAAAATTTTTGCTCACTACATCTTGTCGGACAATCCTGCTTTTTCAGGGGAATAGCGTGTACTTGAGGTCATCCGTTTCAAGGAGTTCGCACGCGATTGTGTGAGGGCTGGTAGGTGCCTGCCGAAAGATTTTCAGCGCCTACGAGATCGAGCGCCGCCCGCGCGGCGCTTCGCGGGCAAGTCGGAGCGCCGAACCGCCGCCCCTACATTTGTTTCGGACCAGTTATGCCTGTGCCACAGGCGCGCGACCGCCTGGTGTGTACGACTCGATATCGCGCGGTGCGCCAAAGGGGGCGAGCGAAAATGCCACAGGATTCATTGGCCCGAAACAAACTGTGGGAGCGGGCTTGCCCGCGAAGCGCCGCGCGGGCGGCGCTCGATCTCGTAGGCGCTGAAAATCTTTCGGCGAACCCTCCCAGCCTCTACGCAACCACCTCGAAAGACATGCCACTCAAGGCGCCACGGCAGACAGGATCGCGTGGGCCGCACGAACCCGTTCATCGTTAGGGTAATTGCGATTGGCGAGCAGCGCGATCGCGATTCCCTTGGCAGGCACAAAGGCGACGTAGGCGCCGAACCCGGTGGTGGCGCCGGTCTTGTTGTACCAGTACGCCGGACCGGCCGGTTGCGCGGGGTGCAAGCGCTTGGTGGCCTGTGCCTCACGGATCATCTGCACACCATTGCCCTTGACCAGAGTGTCGAGTGCGACCGGATAGGGGTAGCGCTCCCAGCCCAGGCCCTGGGTCATGTCGCCCACCTGGAAGTAGCCGCCGTGGGTGATGGCGATCGCCTTGGCCATATCCGCCGACAATCCCTGCGGGTCGAGCTGCGCGCGCAGGTAGGCGAGCATGTCGGTGGCGCTGGTCTTGATGCCGTAGGCTTCGTCGGCGAAGGGCCCCGGGCTGACGCGAATCGGGCGCTCATTGGCGTCGTAGCCCTGGGCGTAGTGGCTGCGCTCTGCTGCCGGGACCTGCAGGTAGGTGTGCTTCAGGCCCAGGCTTGGGAGCAGGTCCTGGCGCATCAGTTCGGCGAACGGGCGTTTCTGCGCCTGCGCCGCGAGGTTACCGAACAGTCCCAGGCTCGGATTGGAATAGCAACGGCGGGTGCCGCGCTCGGTTTTCTGTTGCCACTGCTGGAGGAACACCAGCGCCTGCGCGTCGTTGCTCACTTGGTCGGGAAACTGCAAGGGCAGGCAGTCAGCACTGTAGGCGCCCAGTTCCAGGACGCTCGCCGAGCCCAGGGCGGACTTTTCCAGTGCCGGTTGGTAGCGGCTGGCCGGGGCATCGAGGTCGAGCTTGCCTTGGGCGCTGGCCAGCGCGACGAGGGTCGCGGTGTAGGTCTTGCTCACCGAGCCGACTTCGAACAGCGTGTCGCGGGTCACGGGGCGATTGTCGGCCTTGTCGGCCACGCCGTAGCTGAAGTAGTGCGCCTGGCCATTGGCGTAGACCGCCACGGCCATGCCGGGAATGCGTTGTGCCTGCATCAGTGGCTGGACGATGGCGTCGACCTGGCGTTGCAGGTCGTCGGCCAGCGCCGGGGTTGCGGTCATCGCCAGGGCCAGGGTGAGCAGGGCGGGGCGGAGGTTGTACATCGGTAGGTTTCCTTGCCTGGAAGAGGGCCAATGTCCGTTCAGCGACACTGGCGGGGGTTCCGGCGTTAGCGCCGAGAGAGCGCAGACCTTATCGTCAGGCCTTGCACCATGACAAGACGGACACTTCATGAAGTACCTGCGCATGCTTTTCGATAAATTCACCCTGACCCTGCTCTCGGTGGTCCTGCTGGCGACCTTGCTGCCCTGCTCGGGTGACGGCGCGGTGGCCTTCGGCTGGCTGACCAACCTGGCGATTGCCCTGTTGTTCTTCCTGCACGGGGCCAAGCTGTCACGCGAGGCGATCATCGCCGGTGCCGGCCACTGGCGCCTGCACATCCTGGTGTTCTCCTGCACCTTCGTACTCTTTCCATTGCTGGGCCTGGCGTTCAAGCCACTGTTCGTGCCGCTGGTGGGCAACGAGCTGTACCTGGGCCTGCTCTACCTGTGCGCCTTGCCTGCGACCGTGCAGTCGGCCATCGCCTTCACCTCGCTGGCACGCGGCAACGTCCCGGCAGCGATCTGCAGTGCGGCGGCCTCCAGCCTGCTGGGCATCTTCCTCACGCCACTGCTGGTGATGCTGTTGCTGGGTGCTGACGGCGATACCGGTTCGGGGCTCGATGCGGTACTGAAGATCACCCTGCAACTGCTGGTGCCCTTCGTGGCGGGACAGATCGCCCGTCGCTGGATCGGCGCCTGGGTCAAGAAGAACGCACGCTGGCTGAAGATCGTCGACCAGGGTTCGATCCTGCTGGTGGTCTATACCGCGTTCAGTGAAGCGGTCGTGACGGGATTGTGGAATACCGTCTCGCCGCAGCACTTGCTGGGTCTGTTCGTCGCCTGCGGCGTGTTGCTGGCGGTGGTGCTGCTCGGTACCCGCTTGCTGGGGCGCGTGCTGGGCTTCAGCGTCGAAGACCGCATCACCATCCTGTTTGCCGGCTCGAAGAAGAGCCTGGCCACCGGGGTGCCGATGGCTCAGGTATTGTTCGTGGGGAGCGGGATCGGCGCGATGATCCTGCCGCTGATGCTGTTCCACCAGATCCAGCTGATGGTGTGTGCGGTGCTGGCGCAGCGCTACGCAGCGCGGGAAGTGGTGGGCGAGGAAGCTTCGGCGGCGTCCTGACGCAGAGGGTGGTGTGAGCGGGACGCGAAGCGCGTACCGTTCACACCAACGCTCGCTCTATCCCGCCCGCCACCAGGCTCTCCATCAGCCCGACGCCTTGCAGCTCGGGCACGCCACGCGCTTGCAGCACGCCCGGCAGCTGGTTCAGCAAGCTGCCCAGCACGTGCCCGGCCGCTGCCAGCACCTCGCCGCCATGGCGCGCCTTGGGCGCGACCAATTGCAACAACCCGGTTTCGTAGTCGTGGCGCAGCTCGCCCAGGCGTGCCTGCTGAGCCTCGCTCAGGCAGCAGAAATCCCGCTCTGCCAGACGAAACTGCAAGGGCCGCTCACTGTGCAACTGCCAGTGCGCGGCAATCAGGCCAGGCAATGCCGGCTTGCCTCTGGCCAGCGCGCGGCGGCCTTGGTCGAGCGTGGCCAGCAGTTCTTCGTACAGCTCCTCGATCAGGTCGAACAACAGGTCCTGCTTGCTCGGGAAATGGTGGTACAGCGAGCCCGCCGTCAGCCCGACATGCGCGGCCAGTTCGCGCATGCTGACCTGGCCGAAGCCTTTTTCGGCGAACAGCGCCATGGCCCTGTCGCGGCGTTCCTCGAAATTGGCGCAGCGCAGGGCAGCGGTGACCGGCATGACGCGCGCTCCTCAGTAGGTGAAGAAACCACGGCCGCTCTTGCGCCCGAGGTAGCCGGCGGCAACCATCTCCTTGAGCAGCGGTGAAGGGCGGTACTTGCTGTCGTTGAAGCCCTCGTGGAAGGCCTCCATGATCGCCAGCAGGGTGTCCAGGCCGATCAGGTCGGCCAGTGCCAGCGGGCCGATCGGTTGGTTGCAGCCCAGACGCATGCCCGTGTCGATATCCTCGGCGCTGGCCAGGCCCTCCTGACGCACGAAGATCGCTTCATTGATCATCGGCACCAGGATGCGGTTGACCACGAAGCCGGGGCGGTTGCCCGCAGTGATCGGTGTCTTGCCCAACTTCTCTGTGACCAGCAGCGCCTGGGCGTAGGTCGTGTCGCTGGTCTGAAGGCCACGGATGACCTCGACCAGGGCCATCATCGGCACTGGGTTGAAGAAGTGCACACCGATGAACCGCTCAGGGTGCTCGATGCTGGCGGCCAGCTGAGTGACCGACAGCGATGAGGTATTGGTGGCGATCAGGCACTGTGCAGCGACACTGGCGGCCACCTGCTGGAGGATGCGCTGCTTGAGCGCCAGGTTTTCGGTCGCGGCCTCGATCACCAGTTGCGCGCTCGACAGCTGCGCGTAGTCGGTACTGGTGCGGATGCGCGTCCTGGCGGCTTCGGCCTTGTCCGCCTCGAGGGTACCCTTGCTGACCTGGCGTTCCAGGTTCTTGCTCAGTGTGGCGACACCGCGCTCAAGCGCTGCGTCACTGACATCGATGAGCAACACCTGGAAGCCGGCTATCGCGCACACCTGGGCGATGCCGTTGCCCATGGTACCGGCGCCGATCACGGCGATCTGCTGGATGGTCATGTCAATGCTCCCGTCACACGCGCTCGAAGACCACGGCGATGCCTTGGCCGCCACCGATGCACATGGTCGCCAGCGCATAGCGCCCCTGAATGCGCTGCAATTCGTGGATGGCCTTGGTGGCGATGATCGCGCCAGTGGCGCCGACCGGGTGGCCGAGCGAGATGCCCGAACCATTGGGGTTGACCTTTTCCGGATCGAAGCCCAACGTCTGGGCCACAGCGCAGGCCTGTGCGGCGAAGGCTTCGTTGGATTCGATCACGTCCAGGTCCTTGACCGACAGGCCGGCCTTTTCAAGTACCTTGCGCGTGGCCGGGATCGGGCCCAGGCCCATCAGCTCAGGTTCGACACCGGCATGGGCGTAGGCCACCAGTCTTGCCAGCGGCTTGAGGCCAAGGCGGCGCACCGCATCGCCGGTCGCCAGGACCAGGCCGGCGGCGCCGTCGTTGATGCCGCTGGCATTGCCGGCGGTGACGCTGCCGTCTTTCTTGAAGGCGGTGCGCATGCCCGCCAGCTGCTCGGCACTGACATCGCCGCGCACGTGCTCATCGACGGCGAACTGCACACTGCCTTTGCGGGTTTTCAGCTCGATCGGCACGATCTGGCTGTCGAAGCGACCTTCGGCGATGGCGCGGGCGGCGCGGCGCTGGCTGGTCAACGCCAGTTCGTCCTGCATTTCACGGGTGATGCCGTGCTTGGCGGCGACGTTCTCGGCGGTGATACCCATGTGGAAGCCTTCGAACGGATCCTGGAGGATGCCGACCATGTAGTCGATGCCCTGCAGGTCACCCATGCGTGCCCCCCAACGGGCTTGCGGCAGCAGGTAAGGGCCGCGGCTCATGGACTCGGCACCAGCAGCCAGGGCAATGTCGGTATCGCCCAGCAGCAGGCCCTGGGCGGCGGATACGATCGCTTGCAGACCCGACCCGCACAGACGGTTGACGTTGAATGCCGGGGTTTCCTTGGGGATGCCGGCGTTCATCGCCGCCACTCGGCCCAGGTAGGCGTCGCGTGGTTCGGTCGGGATCACGTTGCCCATCACCACATGGCCGATCTGCTCGGCGGCCACGCCCGAGCGCTCGATGGCAGCGCGGGTCACGGCGGTGGCGAGGTCGGCCAGCGGCAGGTCCTTGAGTGAGCCACCAAAACCACCGATGGCCGAACGCACTGCACTGACGACATAGATTTCTGCGCTGCTCATATATAGCTCCGATTGCGAAGGCGTGGCGGGACGGTGCCGGGCTCTGCGAGAATGGCGACCGTTGCGGATGGGGTCCGAGTCTAGGCAAAGGCCGGGAACGGGCCTATGCCGAAACTGCTCAGTCAACCTGGCATTTTTTGCCACTCAGCATAGACAGCGGATATCCGTCATGCGCGAAAGCGATTCGGTCGCGGTGTACTTTCTCAATGCCATGCTCCACGCCCTGCGCGATCGCCCCGATGAGCGCAATGCGCAACTGCGTGCGGTCGGCATCGACCCGGCGCTGCTGGCCCGCCCCCAGGCGCGGGTACCGGCCAAGGCGTTCGCCCGGCTGTGGCTGGCGCTGATCGAAGACCTGGACGACGAGTTCTTCCGTCTCGACAGCCATGGCATGCCGATGGGCAGCTTCGCCCTGATCTGCCGTGGCTTGATCCAGGAGCCGACCCTGGAAAAGGCGCTGCGTCAGTGCCTGGGTAACTTCGCGTTGTTCCTGCGCGATTTGCGCGGCAGTTTCGCGGTGCGCGGCGGGCGTGCGGTGATCAGCGTGCAGTCGAATATCGAAGATCCGCTGACACGGGTCTATGCCGAGGAAACCTTCCTGGTGCTGGTGGTCGGCCTGCTGTGTTGGCTGGCCGGACGGCGCATCAGCATCGACCGCACCGAGCTTGCCGTGGCGCGCCCGGCGCAGGACGACGACACGCTGCTGTGGGGGCCGGACCTGCGCCTGGGCAGTGGGCGTACCGAAGTGGAGTTCGACAGCGCCTGGCTGCGCCTGCCGGTGGTGCAGGACCTGGCGGCGCTCAAGACCTTCCTGCGCAGCGCGCCGCAGGGCTTGGTGATCCGTTTTCGCAACCAGGGCGACCTGGTGGCGGAGGTTTATCGCCATCTGCGCAGCCGTGGCTATGGACAGTGGCCGACCCTGACCGCCATGGCCGAGCGCCAGGGCCTGAGCGCCAGTACCTTTCGCCGGCAACTGGAGCGCGAGGGGCGCTCGTACCAGCAGATCAAGGATGAAGTGCGCCGGGCCATGGCGTTCGAGCGTTTGCGCGAGGGGCAACTGAGCATTGCCGAGATCGCCGAGCAGACCGGGTTCCAGGAACCCAGCGCCTTTCACCGGGCGTTCAAGAAGTGGACGGGGCAGAGTCCGGGGAGTTATCGGACCCGGCTGGGTGTGAGCCCGTAGACCGCCGGGGCCGCATAGCGGCCCTAAAGGCTCACCTCAAGCCGGCACCATGGCAAAGCCGACACCAAAGCGGTTCCAGGCATTGATGGTGGCGATCGCCAGGGTCAGGTTGGCGACCTCGCTCGGTTCGAAATGCTCCAGCAGCGCTTCGTACTCGACCTGCGGTGCACCGCGCTCAGGCAAGCGGGTGAGGCTTTCCAGCCAGGCCAGTGCGGCGCGTTCACGCGGGGTGAAGAAACGGGTTTCCTGCCACACGCTCAGGGTCTGCAAGCGTGCCTCGGTTTCGCCCGCCTTGCGCGCATCGTTGGCGTGCAGGTTCACGCAATAGGCGCAGCCATTGATCTGCGAGGCGCGCAGGCGCACCAGTTCGAGCAGTGAATGCTCCAGGCCGCACTTGGCCAGGACCTGCTCCAGGCCGACCATGGCCTTGTAGGCTTCAGGGGCGTGCCTGGCCCATTCGATTCGATCGTGCATGGTGATTCTCCAGTCAGTTCAAGTCAGGGGTGATTCGTGGTGCCAGCGTAGCGCCGTTGCCTGCAGGGCCCGATAGCCAATCCCGCTATTTGCCGGGAGACCAATGCCGGCATTCGTGCGGCCACTGACCTGCATCCAATCTCTTCATTTCTGCCGCGCGCCAGCAGCCGGGATAATGGCCGCCTGTTGTTCGAGGAGTATCGATTCATGTCCAACGAAACCTTCATGCGTGAAGCACTGGCACTGGCCCGCGCCAATATCGAAGCGGGTGGTCGCCCGTTCGGTGCGGTGCTGGTGCACCAGGGCCAGATCGTCGCCCGTGCGGTCAACGAGATCCACAGCACTCAGGACCCGACTGCCCATGCCGAATTGCAGGCGATCCGCAAAGCCGCCCAGGCCTTGGGCCGGTCGCGTCTGGACGGTGCCGAAATCTATGCCAGCGGCCACCCGTGCCCGATGTGCCTGGCCGCCATGCACCTGTGCGGCATCGAGCGGGCATGGTTCGCCTATGACAACGACGAGGGCGAGCCTTACGGACTGTCTACGGCAGCGGTCTACGCGCAGATGGCACGTGCACCGCAGCAGCAGAGCCTGCCACTGCACGTGCTCAAGCCTGAGGGCGAGGCCGGCCTCTACCAGCAGTGGCGGCAGGCGAACCCGGTATGAGAGGCGCGTTGAACCTGCTGCTGGTGATCCTGCTGGCCCTGAACCTGCGGCCGATCCTGACCAGCATCGGCCCCTTGCTCGAACCCATGCGCAGCAGCACCGGGCTTGGCTACCAGCAAGCGGCGTTGCTCACGGCGCTACCGGTGCTGTGCATGGGGTTGGTGCCTTTGCTGCAGCCTTGGCTGCGGCGTTGGATCAGTGAGCATGGCGGGATGCTCGCCGGACTTTCGGCCATCGCCCTGGCGTGCCTGTGGCGGCTGCAACTGGACAGCGCCTGGGCGCTGATCGCCAGCGCCGTGGTCGCCGGCCTTGGCGTGGCGGTGGTGCAGGGCATGATGCCGGGGTTGGTCAATCGCTGGTT
The Pseudomonas putida genome window above contains:
- a CDS encoding LysR substrate-binding domain-containing protein; protein product: MNNLPNLDDLDIFLHVARRASFAAVADERGMSPAFVSKRIRLLEESLGVRLLHRTTRRVTVSEEGERVYQWAQQIFNALQGMDDDLNAGQREPAGQLRIASSLGLGRRFVAPALSELAARYPRLDIRLDVHDRLVDLIAEGVDLDIRVGNVIAPHLIAKPLARNRRVLCAAPAYLARHGTPRTLAELASHDCLVIKERDHPFGLWHLEGPSGEESVRVTGPLSSNHGEVAHQWCLDGRGILLRSWWDVHDNLIDGRLVQVLEDYQQAADIWAVYTAPLAGSAKVRVAVEFFRQYFAERYRLPG
- a CDS encoding EamA family transporter; this translates as MPVKDLLIALVVIIAWGVNFVVIKVGLDGLPPMLLGALRFMLVAFPAILFIKRPNLPWRWLIAYGATISLGQFAFLFQAMYSGMPPGLASLVLQSQAFFTLGFAALFLGERLRPASVLGLLVAAGGLAVIGSEDSSHVPFVALLLTLCAGAMWGMGNIITRRFGSVDLVALVIWGGLIPPLPFLALSWWLEGPERIGHALANIGMSSVLALLYLALVATMLGYSLWSTLLSRHPAGKVAPFSLLVPVIGLSSSAWLLDERLSAAQGWGALLVMLGLLINVFGPRLSQRLRAASAH
- a CDS encoding YbjQ family protein, translating into MIISTTSQLEGRPIAEYLGVVSAESVQGVNFVRDFFARWRDFFGGRSQTLESALRQAREQATEELLERARRLQADAVVGVDFEISMPSVQGGMVVVFATGTAVRLR
- the ampC gene encoding class C beta-lactamase is translated as MYNLRPALLTLALAMTATPALADDLQRQVDAIVQPLMQAQRIPGMAVAVYANGQAHYFSYGVADKADNRPVTRDTLFEVGSVSKTYTATLVALASAQGKLDLDAPASRYQPALEKSALGSASVLELGAYSADCLPLQFPDQVSNDAQALVFLQQWQQKTERGTRRCYSNPSLGLFGNLAAQAQKRPFAELMRQDLLPSLGLKHTYLQVPAAERSHYAQGYDANERPIRVSPGPFADEAYGIKTSATDMLAYLRAQLDPQGLSADMAKAIAITHGGYFQVGDMTQGLGWERYPYPVALDTLVKGNGVQMIREAQATKRLHPAQPAGPAYWYNKTGATTGFGAYVAFVPAKGIAIALLANRNYPNDERVRAAHAILSAVAP
- a CDS encoding bile acid:sodium symporter family protein; the protein is MKYLRMLFDKFTLTLLSVVLLATLLPCSGDGAVAFGWLTNLAIALLFFLHGAKLSREAIIAGAGHWRLHILVFSCTFVLFPLLGLAFKPLFVPLVGNELYLGLLYLCALPATVQSAIAFTSLARGNVPAAICSAAASSLLGIFLTPLLVMLLLGADGDTGSGLDAVLKITLQLLVPFVAGQIARRWIGAWVKKNARWLKIVDQGSILLVVYTAFSEAVVTGLWNTVSPQHLLGLFVACGVLLAVVLLGTRLLGRVLGFSVEDRITILFAGSKKSLATGVPMAQVLFVGSGIGAMILPLMLFHQIQLMVCAVLAQRYAAREVVGEEASAAS
- a CDS encoding TetR/AcrR family transcriptional regulator is translated as MPVTAALRCANFEERRDRAMALFAEKGFGQVSMRELAAHVGLTAGSLYHHFPSKQDLLFDLIEELYEELLATLDQGRRALARGKPALPGLIAAHWQLHSERPLQFRLAERDFCCLSEAQQARLGELRHDYETGLLQLVAPKARHGGEVLAAAGHVLGSLLNQLPGVLQARGVPELQGVGLMESLVAGGIERALV
- a CDS encoding 3-hydroxybutyryl-CoA dehydrogenase, which gives rise to MTIQQIAVIGAGTMGNGIAQVCAIAGFQVLLIDVSDAALERGVATLSKNLERQVSKGTLEADKAEAARTRIRTSTDYAQLSSAQLVIEAATENLALKQRILQQVAASVAAQCLIATNTSSLSVTQLAASIEHPERFIGVHFFNPVPMMALVEVIRGLQTSDTTYAQALLVTEKLGKTPITAGNRPGFVVNRILVPMINEAIFVRQEGLASAEDIDTGMRLGCNQPIGPLALADLIGLDTLLAIMEAFHEGFNDSKYRPSPLLKEMVAAGYLGRKSGRGFFTY
- a CDS encoding acetyl-CoA C-acyltransferase family protein, with product MSSAEIYVVSAVRSAIGGFGGSLKDLPLADLATAVTRAAIERSGVAAEQIGHVVMGNVIPTEPRDAYLGRVAAMNAGIPKETPAFNVNRLCGSGLQAIVSAAQGLLLGDTDIALAAGAESMSRGPYLLPQARWGARMGDLQGIDYMVGILQDPFEGFHMGITAENVAAKHGITREMQDELALTSQRRAARAIAEGRFDSQIVPIELKTRKGSVQFAVDEHVRGDVSAEQLAGMRTAFKKDGSVTAGNASGINDGAAGLVLATGDAVRRLGLKPLARLVAYAHAGVEPELMGLGPIPATRKVLEKAGLSVKDLDVIESNEAFAAQACAVAQTLGFDPEKVNPNGSGISLGHPVGATGAIIATKAIHELQRIQGRYALATMCIGGGQGIAVVFERV
- a CDS encoding AraC family transcriptional regulator is translated as MRESDSVAVYFLNAMLHALRDRPDERNAQLRAVGIDPALLARPQARVPAKAFARLWLALIEDLDDEFFRLDSHGMPMGSFALICRGLIQEPTLEKALRQCLGNFALFLRDLRGSFAVRGGRAVISVQSNIEDPLTRVYAEETFLVLVVGLLCWLAGRRISIDRTELAVARPAQDDDTLLWGPDLRLGSGRTEVEFDSAWLRLPVVQDLAALKTFLRSAPQGLVIRFRNQGDLVAEVYRHLRSRGYGQWPTLTAMAERQGLSASTFRRQLEREGRSYQQIKDEVRRAMAFERLREGQLSIAEIAEQTGFQEPSAFHRAFKKWTGQSPGSYRTRLGVSP
- a CDS encoding carboxymuconolactone decarboxylase family protein produces the protein MHDRIEWARHAPEAYKAMVGLEQVLAKCGLEHSLLELVRLRASQINGCAYCVNLHANDARKAGETEARLQTLSVWQETRFFTPRERAALAWLESLTRLPERGAPQVEYEALLEHFEPSEVANLTLAIATINAWNRFGVGFAMVPA
- a CDS encoding nucleoside deaminase, translating into MSNETFMREALALARANIEAGGRPFGAVLVHQGQIVARAVNEIHSTQDPTAHAELQAIRKAAQALGRSRLDGAEIYASGHPCPMCLAAMHLCGIERAWFAYDNDEGEPYGLSTAAVYAQMARAPQQQSLPLHVLKPEGEAGLYQQWRQANPV